Genomic segment of Panicum virgatum strain AP13 chromosome 9N, P.virgatum_v5, whole genome shotgun sequence:
AGCATTTCTCTTCTCCTCTTCTCCACTGCCCACTGGTAGCAgcaacaccaccgccgccactcccacacTCCATAGcgaaacaccaaagctcatctcctcctcttctccattAGGCATGCATGGAGCTCGCGACGGCGGCTCTCAGCAGCCTGCTCCCCAAGCTGGGCAGCCTCCTCGTCGATGCATACAATCTGCAGAAGGGGGTGAGGAGCGACATCAGGTTCCTCAAGGATGAAATGGAGAGGATGCAGGCTGCCCTCAGCGACTTGTCCAAGCTGCCGGCAGATCACATCAGCGACGTGGACAAGCTATGGGCGAGGGATTTGAAGGAGCTCTCCTACGATATAGAGGACAGCATCGATGCTTTCACTGTGCGCGTCCAGGCCGGTGCCCAGCCACCCAGTTTGAAGGGCTTTAGAAAGTTCGTTCACAAGATCGGCTTGGTGAAAAAGATCACGACTCGTCACCGGATCGCCATGGACATGAGTGAAATCAAGAGCCGCATCAATGAGGTGGCTGAGAGGCGAGCGAGATACAACTTACCAGGTGTTGCAGGGCAGCCTGATGCAACAACCATAGATCCTCGCTTGACAGCTCTCTACGAGCACGTGGAGAGACTCGTCGGCATCGATGGGCCATCGGAGGAGCTCATCAGCTTGCTAATGAAATCATCACATGGTGTGCGAAGTCAGGAGCTGATGGTAGTCTCTATTGTTGGCGTGGGTGGCCTTGGCAAAACGACGCTTGCCAATTCAGTGTATGAAAGGCTCAAAGAGAAGTTCGATTGCCATGCTTTTGTGTCGGTCTCCCTGAAGCCTGACATAAAGAAGGTTTTCGGAAGCTTGCTGCGGAAACTTACCAGACAAGAAGCTGGGGAAAGGGATCTCGATGAACTCATCAGTGAAATCAATATATTCCTCAGGAGTAGAAGGTATGTATTATACTCCAAGTATTGACCCATGCGAAGTGAGTTGTTCTAGTTCAGTAGTAAATAACAGAAAGCCATACCTCTAGTAATTTATTACTCTTTTAGCTAAATAATCATTATGTCCAACTTGACGCTAGTAGTTTAATGTACAAATGCTGTTCAGAGCGCGGTATACAACCTAAACAATAATCAATCTTTTCAACTAGTGTTCCTGAAATTTATTGACATATCATATTTTGGCCAGTAAACATATGCGAATGTTCCTTAAATACCACGGATTATCATATCCTATGAACTTAGAAACTGCAAAGGCCATGTGGATTTGGGCCTTTTCTGTGTGCCTTTGGCACACAACAAACTAAGCGTTTCCCGTAGTGTATGACCAAAATTATCAAAATACGCTTCTAATTGGTATTGTGGAATACCATCATTCAAATTTACTACATAAGTTAAATTAAGGGTATTTTGGAACTAAATAACCTACTTCTTTACAGTTTTGGATCCAAGGTGAGTGCTATCTATCGACCATTGAATTGATCGTCAATTTAGGATCTTCAACTTTGCTATTGACCATCAAATTGGTTGGGCACTTTACTATTGCAAATATGATCCACAACCCAAATGTACCTGCTTCCATGGTTTCTGCAGCCAGATTGACTACAGGATTTCATCTCTCTAGATCTTTCCTTTCAAAATCGTAGTTCAAAATATTTAACACTGAAGTAAAGGAAGAAATAAGTCTATTTTACCCCCTAATCCATTAATGTTGGTCTACTTAACCCTCTAACCTTTTTTTAGAAGATTAACCCTCTCACTATGAAACAAGGTATTGTACACCCCGAGCTATCCAAAACTGTCTAAATAACCTCGTAAAAGTGCTTTAAGAGGcggttttgctgatgtggcattaCATGTGGACAGCAGCGTGGCAAATGTATGTTTTAAAATCTACTTCACACCTAAACTATCGATTTTCATCTATATAATTGGATATTTACCCCTTGATGTTTTTAGTGTTGTCTTAGTCATTTCTTGCTAAGTCTTTAGGCTATTTCGCTAATGTAGATCGCTACACAGAGGACGAACGTTCTTCCCTTCCAAATATAAATATGTTCACTAGCCACATCTACACTACTCTATTTTAGTTACATGAAAAAGTATGACAAGAATAAGCTAGGATTGTGCAAAAGCAAGTCACATGACATGCTTGTGAGAGAGATATGTACGAGATTAGTGCCACCTCATCTTTCAAGTATTGCTCCACGTAAAGCATAAAAAACCATCTAGGGGATGATTCAGATCATGCTAAGTAGTTCAGGGGCTAAATATGTAGTTGAGGGGGCTATGTAAATGAACCTCAATAGTTTGAGGGGTAGAGTAAATTTATATAGATGGCATTGCCACCTCATTATCTGCATATAATGCCACGTATGCAAAACAACCTCTCAACCACCCTAGGGGGTTACTTAGATGGTTTTGGATAGCTTGGGATGTGGAATATCTAGTTTTAAAGATGAGGGGATTAAGTCGACCAATGTTAATAGGTCAGAGTGGTAAAATAGACTTATTTGTATGATTGGGATGATGGTTGCTGTGAAGAACCTCGCTTTGAGCAAAAAGGTTCGGTTCTCATGCGTAAGATATAAGATTTTAGGTCCGGCAATCCACAAGGGGTACCCAAGTGGTAGATTTGTAGGCAAATGGATCATTAGACCAAGAACTTCGATGGCAATACATACAGGGAACGCAAGATTTATACAGGTTCGGGTTACCCGGAGGTACAATACCCTAAGTCCTGTGTGCGAACATGTTTGTATTGTGATGGGAtggtgtgtgtgcgcgcgcgcgcgtgtgtttTAAATTTACAATGCCATACGATGTAGACATAGTATGTTACCTATATCTTCCATTGGTAATGGGCCTCATTGTTGACCAAATCTGGCTCGGCCATCTGGCCCTTATTGATAACATCCTTTATTAAAGTCCGTTACGGTTATCCCTCCTTGTAACGGACGACGTATGCCCGTTACTAACGAGGCGCTACCTAAGTTTGTTTTGTCACACCCAGagtagcgggactgctcacaggcgtagaatgttctagaataagTCATAGCACATGACATGTACCTTATCCTATTGTGACTACCCAAacaggagtagaactagtcgaataGAAAGAAACTACCCGAGTAGTCCTTGGGTAGGACTCCTAAACTAGTGTTCGGCTAGGATTTCCATGTAATCCtgtcccccagactatataagggcgggtagggaTCCCTCCGAAACATAACCTATATCATCAACCTCTAAGGTAATACAAACCACCAATAGGATGTAGGGTATCACGCATCTCGCGGACCGAACCTGTTTAaagctttgtgttccttgcaccattgaTTCTAGACCTCGGCAAAACCCTGCCTACAATCTACCACCTTAGGGGTATCCCTTGGTGGGTTTGGCGACTAAACATCGACAGctggcgcaccaggtaggggcCCTCAACGAAGGTCGCCTAGCGAACTCGATGGCATCTTTCGACTCCAACAACACAGTGCCTGAACAAGGCACTACTTTCGTCTTAGGCTCCTGGGTCTGTATTGCCAATGGCTCAGGTGGCTACGACAGTCATCTAGCTAACCCcacggagcaggaggcggcaccGGTGAAGCAGAACGGATCAGTCGATGATTCCATCGACAACATCGGCATGACGCTGCTTCCCAACCCCATTAAGGAAAGCAAGGAGGGATCCATTTTCAACGCGACTTCTTCACCTCTTCTCGAATTAGTGCAAGATTCACATCATCTACTCACCCTCGGAGGGTACCCCCGCTTGTCGAGAGGCGCCCATCTTCGACAACTACTCGGATTCGGGAATCCTGGTCCCAGATCCGATTCACCAACAAGTCGAACCACTCTTGGAAGTTGACCCTGATGAACTAGTTAGGCAACCCCCGATTCACCCCATCAGAGCTGACAAATCTCAACATTCCGATGTACTCGAAAACTGCATCAATGAACTCAACTCGATCCCACGCCCCAGGATAAGCAACGACGAGCTGATTAGCGGAGTGGATCGTGTTTCATGCAGCATCGCCGAGTGCCTTGAACTCGCCAAATCTGCCCTTCAGCGTCACAACACCAAGACCCATAAAAAACTTGAGGAGCTTAGCCCACGACTTGATCTTTTGGGCAACATCTTCTCTGGGATTGATCGGGTCGAGTCTTCACTTGCCGACTGCATCAAGCTAGCAGACGCTGCTCTCCAATCAAAAGACAACAAGAAATGGGACAATTCACAGTCAAGTTTGAAGATCCATCAAAACATGAGAATACTAACCCACGACTTGATCATTCGAGCGACACCTTCTCTGGAATCGATCGGGTCAACGGCGATAAGATGGCAGGAATCTCTCCCCAACCAGCAGATGCCATGGAACAAGAAGATTCTAATTCAACATTTGACCATGATTTCGACAACTTCATGGACGAACTTGATGCGACGAATCCAATCGAAGAATACAATCAATGGCCGAATGATATCGCCCTTCAGGTTGAGATGGGATTCCCAATCCCAGACTCACCTCCACCCTAAAAGGTCACTGACATCACGATCCATCTTCAGATTATCCAACCCAACGGCTGTCCAATAGGAAGCCACCAAATCCGAGTTCTCCTCCAACTGGGAGAAGGACTTGGATGATCTACTTCTACTGGAAGGAGAGAGGAATGCCAAGCCCCTCCCACATCTGATCGAATCAACTCAGAATCGGACTAGGGAGATCCAATCCCACAGGACTCTCCCATGATCAGGAACTCGAGAGCGAAGATCTCACCCAAGAACCCTTCAACCAAACTCTTCGTGAGCATTGTAAGTGGCATCCAAGGGGCAAGCACTCTACCTTTGAGTGCCATGCTTTGCGAAAGGCCCTTGGCGCACCACTTTCGAGCAACGCATCACACCGTCTTAAGCGCGATAATCTTCGCCATGGTGAAGACCCACCAAATACTACCTTACTCTATGTTTTACAACACTATACAAGTAACCATTGTTTAGTGCATATCACTATAAATAAGTGGTAGGTCATAATTACGAGTCTTTTATTGCAAAGTTACAAGAGCAGGGTCTTCTCGACTAGTGTATTCCGATGGCTAGGAGGTTTTAAACCCCTAGAACATTGGGATGCATATGCTGTCTTTTACCTTTTTATATCTTGTACTTGCAAAACTATCATCAACAAAGAGTTGATTTCCGTTACAAATCGACTGCTTTGTGCTCTCATTTTCTGCAGCTCGGGACTACGACTCCGAGTACATTTATAATATGGTCTACACTTACATTACAAGCATTTTAGTAAGTTACCCTTACAACTCAATTCTATTTGACTACTCAATCAAATAAGCCCAAACTGCAAAAACATTGCATTTATCAACTACCTCGAGTGCCCAACCTTTCTTTGCTTCGTAGGGTCAAAGGCATGGGACAAATCGAGTATTTTTAGGATCTTACACCTATTCGGGTAATCGTGTGTGATTCATCCAAATCCTTGTTACGGACTATCTACTCGAGTGCCCAACCTTTCTTTGCTTCGCAGAGTCAAAGGTACGGGACAAATTGAGTAGTTTTAGGCTCTTACACCTATTTGGGTAATCCTGTGTGATTCACCCAAGTCCTTTCTATGGACAATCTACTCGAGTGCCCAACCTTTCTTTGCTTCGCAGAGTTAAAGGCACGATACAAATCGAGTAGTTTTAGGCTCTCATGCCTATTCGGGCAATCTCGTGTGTTTCGCCCAAGTCCTTGTTATGGAATCTCTACTTGAATACCTAACCTTTCTCTATTCCACAGAGTCTAAGGCACGGGTccaatcgagtagttttcttgGCTCGCATACCTACTAAGTGTAATCTAGTGTAACGCTGTGTGCACATAAATGCTGATCCACTTAAGTTCTCATTATGGAAGTATCGAGTGCTTTGCTATCGACTAAGGATCCTCACATCCTATGAAGCTTGGTCACAACACACATTATTTTTCTAAGTCTTACGATCGCATATACTACTCGTTCGAGTCAGTATTGTGCACACATCAAATAGGATATTGCGACATCATAACAAATGTGCTTACATTTACATACGAGTTCAAGTTAGAGATGAGCATATTGTTTATGACTCTGCGTCAAGAACTTACTCTAACTCTCGACTACCCTTGCTACTACAGACTTGGCCTCCTCTACGAACTCTGCAAACTTATCCTCTGTGCATCAACTGCCATGCCTTCTCCAAGAGGGGCCAAGTTCGCCTTGGGCCAATAGGACTTGACAAGTCATAGGACATACGCCACATACTGTCGGGTGGTTTCTGAGAGGTATCCGACGGTTTTCTGTGGCTCCCCTTTCAGACGCTCCAACAGAGTCTTGTCCACCTCAGCTCCCTCTTTTGAGTGAATCCACCATATAACGATGGTCTGTGCAACGGCCCTCAGCTTGCTGAGTTCCTTTTCCTCGAAGGTCCTTTTCCTTGGTCATGCTTTTGATTTGTTACATGCACTCGAGCTGCTTGTCAGAATCTTTCAACATCTTGTCAAATTTATCCAAATCATTTGTGTGACAGTACACAAGAATCTCTAAGTCAGTCACCATCTCTTCTTTTGTTACTAACAACTTTTTGAGCTCTGCGTGCACACGACAAGTATAAGTACCCGAACAGATGAAAGGAGTATTACTCGACTACTATATAGTCAAGGAAAAGCAAGCTAAGGGAGTTACTTTGTGATTCTTTACAATCAACTTGTTTTTTCTCTTGAAAGACTGATTTCTCTCCTCGAGAGCCTTCTTGTCCTTTGCCAGAGCTTCTAttccttcttcaggagttggtTCTCTTGGTCGTGCTCAAGCCTGATCTTGTCAAGTTTGTTGCGGAGCAAAGCGACCTCCTGGATCTTCTCACCAAGCTGACGCTTTTTGTCGACCACCAGCTGGAGTCCATCTTTGATTTCTTTCAGCTTCTGAGACTTCGCAGCTGATTGGTTGGCCAGTTGCTGCATACAAGAGAACGCATAAATCATCAGCTAATCATAAGATAAGTACTTGATGCAATGAACTTATTGTTAGGAATTCTTAACATTCCTTCATACTCTCTTGAAGCATCTTCATCGTTTCTGCTGATAGCATGGGATCTTTTCCAAGAACACATGGAGCTGTAAGTGCTGTCATCGGAAGAAGCGTCAGAACTCCACCACAACCAGCACTTGCAGCACCTTGTTCTTCAGTTATCGGCTGCTGTGGTGTTGCGGCTACTACTTCACCCATGTAAACGAGTCGAGCAAATGGGAGATGGTTACAATCCGAAGGAGGCGGCAGAATTGGCTCACCTGTTGGGATCTCTGATGCGTGAAGGCCCACCAGAGCATCACTTTCTCTAGGTGCTACAATTGTCCCACCAGAGCATCACTTTCTCTAGGTGCTGCTATTGTCCTTCCCTGCTCAGCTCCCTCTACTCTAGTAGCGGGAGTTTCTTCAGCAGAAGCCTCAGGCAGACTTTGACTAGTCTCAGCCTGAGGCGGCGACGTTGGTGCTCCTGTCGCCGGTATAGGCTTGGGGGCTGGTGTGGTGACATTGTCAGGCTCTCCCAACTGCTTTGATGTACACATATAGGAAAATCAAGTACTAGCATTGGAATAGGCGACCAATCAGAGCAACAAGGAATCACAATCAGATCGAAGACTTACCAGCTGGACTCCTCATTGTTAGTTTCCTTTTTTTGAGTAACTTTGGAACTGTTACAGCTACCAAAGCACTCGATGATGCTTTCTCGCCAGCATAGGGCGTCGACTGCCCCTGCATGGTGCTTTCACCTCCCTTTCCCTAGCAGGCACTTTGTGCTGCGCTAGGGTTGTGTCAGCACCACTCACTAGCTTAGATTGCGGCGG
This window contains:
- the LOC120689205 gene encoding disease resistance protein Pik-2-like: MELATAALSSLLPKLGSLLVDAYNLQKGVRSDIRFLKDEMERMQAALSDLSKLPADHISDVDKLWARDLKELSYDIEDSIDAFTVRVQAGAQPPSLKGFRKFVHKIGLVKKITTRHRIAMDMSEIKSRINEVAERRARYNLPGVAGQPDATTIDPRLTALYEHVERLVGIDGPSEELISLLMKSSHGVRSQELMVVSIVGVGGLGKTTLANSVYERLKEKFDCHAFVSVSLKPDIKKVFGSLLRKLTRQEAGERDLDELISEINIFLRSRRYVLYSKY